A window of the Lolium perenne isolate Kyuss_39 chromosome 7, Kyuss_2.0, whole genome shotgun sequence genome harbors these coding sequences:
- the LOC127312721 gene encoding peroxiredoxin-2E-1, chloroplastic-like has protein sequence MATSALATLSATAAAAAGIKRALLSRPSSTLSFASRRLASAAPLRAAPLRNAPTRAASATAAPAAAPIAVGDRLPDATLSYFDAPDGELQTVTVRELTAGKKVVLFAVPGAFTPTCTQKHLPGFVSRAAELRARGVDAVACVSVNDAFVMRAWKDSLGVGDEVLLLSDGNGELTRAMGVELDLSDKPVGLGVRSRRYALLADDGVVKVLNLEEGGSFTNSSAEDMLKAL, from the coding sequence ATGGCCACCTCCGCCCTCGCCACCCTctcggccaccgccgccgccgccgccgggatcAAGCGCGCCCTCCTCTCGCGCCCCTCGTCCACCCTCTCCTTCGCCTCCCGCCGCCTCGCCTCCGCCGCCCCCCTCCGCGCGGCCCCGCTCCGCAACGCGCCGACGCGGGCCGCGTCTGCGACCGCGGCCCCGGCCGCGGCGCCCATCGCGGTGGGCGACCGGCTTCCCGACGCGACGCTCTCCTACTTCGACGCCCCCGACGGCGAGCTGCAGACGGTGACGGTCCGCGAGCTCACCGCGGGCAAGAAGGTGGTCCTCTTCGCGGTCCCGGGCGCCTTCACGCCCACCTGCACCCAGAAGCACCTCCCGGGGTTCGTGTCCAGGGCCGCCGAGCTCCGCGCCAGGGGCGTCGACGCCGTCGCCTGCGTCTCCGTCAACGACGCCTTCGTGATGCGCGCCTGGAAGGACAGCCTCGGCGTCGGCGACGAGGTGCTGCTGCTGTCGGACGGGAACGGGGAGCTCACCCGCGCCATGGGCGTCGAGCTCGACCTCTCGGACAAGCCGGTGGGCCTCGGCGTGCGGTCCAGGCGCTACGCGCTGCTGGCCGACGACGGCGTCGTCAAGGTCCTCAACCTCGAGGAAGGCGGCTCCTTCACCAACAGCAGCGCCGAGGACATGCTCAAGGCGCTCTGA
- the LOC127312722 gene encoding brassinosteroid LRR receptor kinase BRL2: protein MAMDSMLLTVFFLLLLLSSTSVFSSASTETDDAGALLRFKASVTKDPRSVLSSWQHQQQQTTPGGGGGNATWCTWYGVTCDGEGRVARLDLAGCGLSGRTSFEALTPMDALRHVNLSGNAALRADAASDLPKLPRGIWTLDLSDGGLAGSFPDDMQLGHFYPNLTDVRLARNNLTGALPGRLLVPSTIRTFDVAGNNLSGDIAGVSFPETLVLLDLSGNHFAGAIAPSLSGCAGLQTLNLSYNALSGTIPESIGDIAALEVFDVSSNRLTGAIPGSLGACPSLRMLVVSSNNISGSIPESLSSCRALRLLDVSNNNVSGAIPAAVLGNLTSLETLLLSNNFISGPLPSTISACNNLRIADLSSNKITGALPTELCTPGAALEELRMPDNLLTGSIPPGLANCSRLRVIDFSINYLRGAIPPELGQLRALEKLMTWLNNLDGRIPAELGQCRSLRTLILNNNFIGGDIPVELFNCTGLEWISLTSNRISGTIRPEFGRLSRLAVLQLANNSLVGAIPKELGNCSSLMWLDLNSNRLTGEIPRRLGKQLGSTPLSGILSGNTLAFVRNAGNACKGVGGLLEFAGIRPERLLQVPTLSSCDFTRLYSGATVSGWTRYQTMEYLDLSYNALIGAIPEEFGDMVVLQVLDLARNNLTGEIPSSLGRLHNLGVFDVSHNRLQGGIPESFSNLSFLVQIDVSDNDLAGEIPQRGQLSTLPASQYADNPGLCGMPLDPCSDRLPRASMSGLTATAAPDSNNKWPLPRAAWANGVILAVLVTAGLACAVSIWAVVVRARRREMREARMLSSLQDGTRTATTWKLGKAEKEALSINVATFQRQLRKLTFTQLIEATNGFSAASLIGSGGFGEVFKATLKDGSIVAIKKLIPLSHQGDREFMAEMETLGKIKHRNLVPLLGYSKVGEERLLVYEYMTNGSLEDMLHLHHPAGDGGPLAAPLSWEQRKKIARGAAKGLCFLHHNCIPHIIHRDMKSSNVLLDGDMEARVADFGMARLISALDTHLSVSTLAGTPGYVPPEYYQSFRCTAKGDVYSLGVVLLELLTGRRPTDKEDFGDTNLVGWVKMKVREGAGKEVIDPELLKAAIGDDEAEMMRFMEMTLQCVDDFPSKRPNMLQVVAVLRELHALPPLPLPATGACDGHGQDA from the coding sequence ATGGCAATGGATAGCATGCTTCTCACCGTCttctttctcctcctcctcctctcctcgaCCTCCGTCTTCTCATCTGCGTCCACAGAAACCGACgacgcgggagcgctgctgcgctTCAAGGCGTCCGTCACCAAGGACCCTAGAAGCGTGCTCTCGTCTTGGCAGCACCAGCAGCAGCAAACGACgcccggcggtggtggtggcaatgccaCGTGGTGCACGTGGTACGGGGTGACGTGCGACGGCGAGGGGCGGGTTGCGAGGCTCGACCTCGCCGGCTGCGGCCTCTCCGGGCGCACGTCGTTCGAGGCGCTGACACCCATGGACGCGCTGCGCCACGTCAACCTCTCCGGGAACGCGGCGCTCCGTGCTGACGCCGCCAGCGACCTTCCCAAGTTGCCCCGCGGGATATGGACGCTTGACCTCTCCGACGGCGGCCTCGCCGGAAGCTTCCCCGATGACATGCAGCTGGGGCACTTCTACCCCAACCTGACCGACGTCCGCCTCGCGCGGAACAACCTCACCGGCGCGCTCCCCGGTAGGCTCCTGGTGCCGAGCACCATCCGGACATTCGACGTTGCAGGAAACAACCTGTCTGGCGACATCGCTGGAGTGTCGTTCCCCGAGACGCTTGTCCTGCTCGACCTCTCCGGCAACCATTTCGCCGGCGCGATCGCGCCGTCGCTTTCCGGCTGCGCGGGTCTCCAAACACTCAACCTGTCGTACAACGCCCTCTCCGGCACGATACCGGAGTCGATAGGCGACATCGCCGCCCTCGAGGTGTTCGACGTCTCGTCCAACCGCCTCACCGGCGCCATCCCTGGCAGCCTCGGGGCGTGCCCGTCGCTGCGTATGCTCGTGGTCTCGAGCAACAACATCTCGGGCTCGATCCCGGAGTCTCTGTCTTCTTGCCGCGCTCTCCGTCTGCTCGACGTCTCCAACAATAACGTCTCCGGCGCCATCCCGGCTGCTGTGCTCGGGAACCTCACCTCTCTGGAGACCCTGCTTCTCAGCAACAACTTCATCTCGGGGCCGCTCCCGAGCACCATATCCGCCTGCAATAACCTCAGGATCGCCGACCTCAGCAGCAACAAAATAACCGGCGCGCTGCCTACTGAGCTCTGCACGCCCGGCGCGGCGCTGGAGGAGCTCCGGATGCCGGACAACCTCCTCACTGGCTCGATCCCTCCCGGACTGGCCAACTGCTCGCGGCTGCGGGTGATCGACTTCAGCATCAACTACCTGAGGGGGGCGATCCCGCCGGAGCTCGGCCAGCTCCGGGCTCTGGAGAAGCTCATGACGTGGCTTAACAACCTGGATGGCCGGATTCCGGCGGAGCTCGGGCAATGCCGGAGCCTGCGCACGCTCATCCTCAACAACAACTTCATCGGCGGTGACATCCCCGTGGAGCTCTTCAACTGCACCGGCCTCGAGTGGATCTCGCTCACGAGCAACAGGATCAGCGGCACGATCCGGCCGGAGTTTGGCCGGCTGTCCCGGCTCGCCGTGCTACAGCTGGCCAACAACAGCCTCGTTGGCGCCATCCCCAAGGAGCTCGGAAACTGCAGCAGCCTCATGTGGCTCGACCTGAACAGCAATAGGCTCACCGGCGAGATCCCTCGCCGCCTAGGAAAGCAGCTTGGGTCGACGCCGCTGAGCGGCATCCTGTCCGGCAACACGCTGGCGTTCGTCCGCAACGCGGGGAACGCGTGCAAGGGCGTGGGCGGGCTGCTGGAGTTCGCCGGCATCCGGCCTGAGCGGCTGCTCCAGGTGCCCACTCTCAGTAGCTGCGACTTCACGCGACTCTACTCCGGCGCAACGGTGAGCGGATGGACGCGGTACCAGACGATGGAGTACCTGGACCTGTCGTACAACGCCCTCATCGGCGCCATCCCCGAGGAGTTCGGCGACATGGTGGTGCTCCAGGTGCTCGACCTGGCGAGGAACAACCTCACCGGCGAGATCCCGTCGTCGCTGGGCCGGCTCCACAATCTTGGCGTGTTCGACGTGTCGCACAACCGGCTGCAGGGAGGTATCCCTGAATCATTCTCCAACCTCTCCTTCCTGGTGCAGATAGATGTCTCCGACAACGACCTCGCCGGGGAGATACCGCAGCGTGGGCAGCTCAGCACGCTGCCGGCGAGCCAGTACGCCGACAACCCTGGCCTATGCGGCATGCCCCTGGACCCGTGTAGCGACCGGCTGCCCAGGGCGAGCATGTCCGGCCTCACCGCCACCGCTGCACCTGACAGTAACAATAAGTGGCCTCTGCCGAGGGCAGCGTGGGCCAACGGCGTGATCCTGGCCGTGCTGGTCACCGCCGGGCTGGCGTGTGCGGTGTCGATCTGGGCGGTGGTGGTGCGCGCGCGGCGGCGGGAGATGCGGGAGGCTCGGATGCTGAGCAGCCTGCAGGACGGAACGCGGACGGCGACGACGTGGAAGCTGGGCAAGGCGGAGAAGGAGGCGCTGAGCATCAACGTGGCAACCTTCCAGCGGCAGCTCCGGAAGCTCACCTTCACGCAGCTGATCGAAGCAACCAATGGCTTCTCGGCCGCCAGCTTGATCGGCTCTGGCGGGTTCGGCGAGGTGTTCAAGGCGACGCTCAAGGACGGCTCCATCGTGGCCATCAAGAAGCTGATCCCGCTGAGCCACCAGGGCGACCGCGAGTTCATGGCCGAGATGGAGACGCTGGGCAAGATCAAGCACCGGAACCTCGTGCCCCTGCTCGGCTACTCCAAGGTCGGCGAGGAGCGGCTGCTCGTCTACGAGTACATGACCAACGGCAGCCTGGAGGAcatgctccacctccaccaccccgCCGGCGACGGTGGCCCGCTGGCGGCGCCGTTGTCGTGGGAACAAAGGAAGAAGATCGCGCGCGGGGCGGCGAAGGGCCTGTGCTTCCTGCACCACAACTGCATCCCGCACATCATCCACCGCGACATGAAGTCCAGCAACGTGCTCCTCGACGGCGACATGGAGGCGCGCGTCGCCGACTTCGGCATGGCCAGGCTCATCAGCGCGCTCGACACGCACCTCAGCGTCAGCACCCTCGCCGGGACCCCCGGGTACGTGCCCCCGGAGTACTACCAGAGCTTCCGCTGCACCGCCAAGGGCGACGTGTACTCCCTCGGCGTCGTGCTGCTGGAGCTGCTCACAGGGCGGAGGCCCACCGACAAGGAGGACTTCGGCGACACCAACCTCGTCGGCTGGGTCAAGATGAAGGTCAGGGAAGGCGCCGGGAAGGAGGTCATAGACCCAGAGCTGCTCAAGGCCGCCATCGGCGACGACGAGGCAGAGATGATGAGGTTCATGGAGATGACGCTGCAGTGCGTGGATGACTTCCCGTCCAAGCGGCCCAACATGCTGCAGGTGGTGGCCGTGCTCAGGGAGCTCCACGCGCTGCCGCCGCTGCCATTACCAGCGACAGGTGCATGCGATGGCCATGGCCAAGACGCATAG